The following is a genomic window from Montipora foliosa isolate CH-2021 unplaced genomic scaffold, ASM3666993v2 scaffold_442, whole genome shotgun sequence.
TGTTAAAATTCTTACTGTTCAAGGAGTTTGGGATATTTCCAGTATGTAATAACAGACACAAGAAATTTCTAATTGTTCCTTCTGTACTTTTCAACTGTAAGGGAATTCTTTGTAGAAATTCATGAGATGGAGGGAAAAATGCTGTGATCACAACAAGAAAACAGGAAACAGAGAAATTGGTTTGAGAAGTAGACCTAATTCAGCTCTTACAAGCTTATAAAGCATGGGAACCACCTAAAAAGAGCCTGTTATTGTTCAGGTTGCGATTGGGCATTTCAATACTCCTTATTGGCAGGTATTGGGTGGTGTAAATTAACTTCAACAGGAAAATAGGCAAAATCACAGAATTGTCACGGTGGAGGGGCTAGTGTAGTGACATTCATGTACATTTGAGCTTTGTCAACAGGACTTTTATTGGAAGGATCCACTTTTGCagactataataattattcaacaTCAAAATAAACAAGGACCTTTTTTAGTATAAATCCACCTGATTAGTAACTTAATCAGGTGTGCATATGGCACACCTGATTGTAACAAAATGCTGATTTAATGCTtcaacagtaacagtaacatgATTTTATGGAATGTCAAAACAGTTGCTATTTTTGCTTAACCACTAACATGggtttaattctttttattaaGACCTTACTTaatcaaagaaaataattaaaaacagATCTCTGCCTTACATGGATTCAGTTTAGTTCTATGCACAAGCAAATCCCAAGCTGCCTTCATTGCAGGCCTTCATAAATTGTGCCTTAAAGAGTGAGTATTCTGTGTGTACAGTAGGCAGCTTCAGTACCATAGTACATGTTTCTGCATAAAGGGTTTGGGTTCTGTCCTTAAGATATCTGACTTCTATTTTCTTGGAAAATCCCAAAGGAGGCACTTCCTCTAGTCCCGTCAGGAATGTGAGAAATTTCTTCAGTCCTTTTGCACCCATGtctgaaagcaaacaaaatctgtttatattttttatacTTAAGGGAGAATTTTCACTCTATGAACATAGATCTTCAACAAAACACATTTATATATGTGTTTACAtataaattttgtattttagtCATCTTACAACCAATTTATAACTAATTTCACCAATAAGCATACAAATTTGCTCTTGgtcaacaattaaatttaccttTTTCAAGATCTGCAATAGCTTGGATGAAAAAGCCCAAGCACCGCTCGGTGGCATCATCATGATGTTCGCTGTCAAGGTTGTCAAACAAGGACATGATGGCTTCTTTGTTAAGGGTTGACTCTGCTTGTGTGAAGTAGGGCCTCATTTGCTCTGGGTGCATCTGTAGTAGTTGATGGAGCTTTAACACTTTAAGTCCATGGATGAATTGGTCAAGGGGTGCCTTTCGTTTTAGAAGACTCTCATGCACAACAATCTGCCAAAGCGCTACATCCTTGTTCTCAACAGTTAATTGGTTAATCCAACCAGCAGCCACCATAGCATCCATAAAACTCTCAGTGATTGCCTCATGAAGCTCATTTGCAGTTTTTGCCTTGTTAACCTAATGGAATGTAAGTAAAGACagattgaaataatttttaaagtgttactatgacgaaattcacatctttcctatctaagccatttcaAATTATAAACAAGTAGCCTGtatgagaagaagaatgctgtttactatttccaaatctctctttttgttccagagatattcaagtttttaaaatatgcaaattagctaagtgatgacgtcatatactcaacagaatTTTTATCAAATATGATGAATAAAGATaactcagccaatttgtatcagaaatgtttgatttctTGCAGAACGATTCTACTAGATGTGCTTCACAATATGAGCTTATCAGCATttttaccatggcaacatagtGGGTTCCAGATCTCCCTGATATTAAGGGCTTTGCTGGCCACCATTGGcgttttattttgatatttcccaatggtgcctcatctgcatggtccagcaagcatataaatatattaggttgagtttgtggccatgttaatgtttttcgagctgaaaatcactaaaatattgaaatcaggttggggggactggaaaagagtgagttaaCATGGAAactgatttttatttccatctctgaaacatcatcgtcagtttcaaaatgtttaaaaaaccaATAGGACTACATAACAACTAAgcaaaacatgcataattaattgtTATTTAGTCTTAATGATttttcaaacattgtttttgtaattgatgatgatgtttgccATCTCAAAACATGTctacaaattaataaaatgttTTCATCTGTTTAAAAATTATATGCAGTTTACTTTCTGCTCTCCCAACCAAAGACAAGTATTCTCGACTGTCAGTTTTCCCACAGTTCTGGTCTCCATGTTAATGCAATGTTACTTGCCTTCAACATCACATCTTGCAAGTCTGGATCTGGTATGTCTTCTGCTGTGCACTTTTGTGATGCCACTTCTATATCACTGGTacatatgtacatgtaagcagCTTGTGTGAGGCAGGGGATTCCAACATCATAGTGGGAAATCAAGTAGGAAACCATCTTCCCAGCCAGGACAAACATGTTACCTAGCACAGCGTCACCATTGTACAGAGGAAGTCTCCTGTTACTTTGCCCTTCAAAAAGGCGTGCTTCTGCTGAAAAAAGAGCATTCCGAATAAGGGTTGCATATTCTCTCGAATTCGTAAAGGGTGCTCTACACAAAAGTCAGGAGACTTGAAAAGTACAATGCTATCACACCATAGTTCCTCTCTATTTACTGTGAACCTATTACATCCGTCCTTTCTAAGTTGGAGCTGGTGGGTTTTCATTAGGCCCTCTAGAGTTTGTGGTCCTGCAAGACAACAGAGAACACATGTCGACTAACTGActataaaatgtaaaatgtgaTGTTGACTAACTCCTGCATTAAATACCTACAAATGTTTCAGTGGCAATACGCTATGTTAATTCACTGAAGTTCAATTAGGCCAACCTTGAGTGCAACAGCTTGGTTTGTCCATCCTTTCACCCCATGCACAATAATCAAGATCATCATCGGAGTCAACACTGGACGCTGTAAGAGTATATCAGAAGTTCAAAACTTTTGTGAACAAGACAACGAAAAAGGACCACTTTGGGAGCATAATACAGTGTACTGTATTGTACTGAAATAAACTTTACCCAACATATTCACAGTCATTGTGACAACACAAGTTCACAAGTCATAGTCAATTGCAGGTCTGTAATTTCAAAATTAAAGTTAATATATGTTAATGATTATTGCTGCCTGGTATTTTTAACCCTGTGGTTACTCCAAACTGCCAGTACCACTAATTTTGTATTTAACTTCAGTTGTTTGTAAAATAATCATtcatttcttgttgttgctGGTACcaataaagattgattgattgattgtgtTTGCGAGAGTACAAGTTTCTTCCAGTTGTTTACATCACTGAGTGGATCTGCATGGTAATTGCACTCAAATGTCAGTGGGTGTTGATTGGTGTAGCAACCACTGTATTGGTTTAAATGTTAAAATGGATAGAAAGCAATACCGGGTCATATAAAGCAACAACAAGAAGGATGCAAGATCCTTGAAAGCAAGAAACTGGCCACCTTGTATCTGATAGGTACCTGATGAGTGGCAGAATGAAATTAGTATCTTACACTTTTTGAGTAACAAGAGTTCAGCTGCCCTGTTGACATCTCCAACACTGGCAAATGTAGCTGCTATTTCCTTCTTTGGTATGTCTTTGAACATAGCCTGTAGAATCTTTTCTGAGAAATCAATACAATATATAATAGACAATAAAAAATTGTGATTGATATTTGCTAAAAATTTCACAGCTATTAACATTTATAATTAAATGTTGCTAAGGGTAATTTTGTTGATGATCACCCCTCATGGCTAAAGGCAGACCTTTGAGCCCTCAGCTGGGGTTTGAATGCacactgtaataataataatttacttattaggcgcaaattagcatgtgaatatgatcaaatgcacCTTACAATTCTGTATTATCAAGACTTTTCCCTCTCCACCCTCCGTTGAATTTGGGAAGTATTAGATACATTGACTGGTGCCTCTGGAAGGGACCCCTTGCCAGGTTGCCTGCCCAGCTCCACCAAAACTTAAGGCACCAGCTTCAATGCTCATCATTTATTATATTGTTGAAGtgttaaaaaaaatctaaatAGCAGCAGAAATACATGAAAATACCATATGTACGCAATAATAATCAGCAAATCAGTTCAAGAACATCTTTTAACTAGGTTTACTGaacatttatttgtttaatcGTCCTAAGCTTGTGTGACCCTCTCCCCCATGTGGGCATTAAATGTTTCATAGCTTAACACATTTGATTGACATAGGGTACCTGGTTCTTCCTTGGGCCTCTGAGAAGGCAATTCCACATCACATTCATTTGGGTCAATGTTTACTGTCAATTCCCTGTATACAGGGAAGAAGATAACATCACACACTACATGTACCAAGAGATTCACTGGACTTTTGCATaattatgtttct
Proteins encoded in this region:
- the LOC137989145 gene encoding G2/M phase-specific E3 ubiquitin-protein ligase-like; its protein translation is MFVLAGKMVSYLISHYDVGIPCLTQAAYMYICTSDIEVASQKCTAEDIPDPDLQDVMLKVNKAKTANELHEAITESFMDAMVAAGWINQLTVENKDVALWQIVVHESLLKRKAPLDQFIHGLKVLKLHQLLQMHPEQMRPYFTQAESTLNKEAIMSLFDNLDSEHHDDATERCLGFFIQAIADLEKDMGAKGLKKFLTFLTGLEEVPPLGFSKKIEVRYLKDRTQTLYAETCTMVLKLPTVHTEYSLFKAQFMKACNEGSLGFACA